The segment CTGGTTTCCAAGTTCTCAAAATATTTGACCTTTAAAAACAACTGTGATTTAAAATCATTCTCAAATTGGGATTAGATGGAGCCCTTGAGCTACGTTAAAGtattcattttaaaacaatttcaatccAATAATTTTACCAATCATTTCTCTAGCATCTGGGTTTTTCATATTAGTTCTATAGACAAATGTTTTCGCCAGGTTATCGGTAAAACCATTTAAGTATAACAagcaatataattataattattacatttattatAAGTGAAAATAAATAGGTTCAAAGGTTatcatttaattaaatcaatataattttaaaatggtgaagggtattcacaaatatatactttaaatcacatttttcactttaatttttctatatcttttttttcatttttaacataaaacatttCCACATCCACTTTGGTCCAAACGACAGACCTTAGTTGTAAATATTTCAACAGTTTTGTGTGAACCCACCACCTCAtgtcatataaatattacatttgtcTTTTGTCGCTATTCCTCTTGTAGATGTCTTACAAAGTTGAACCTCTTCCCGACTCTCATGCTGAATTAGGCGAAGGTCCTCACTGGGATGTTGCCACCCAAAATTTGTACTTCGTTGACATTAATGCCGGCAAGTTGTTGCGTTACAACTACAATGAAAATAAAGTGTACAAGGCAAAGATTGAAGGCGAGGATTTAGCTGGTTTTGTGGTACCCGTCGAAGGCACTACCGATCAATTTGCTGTCGGTTCTGGTCGTCGTGTAGTCATTGTACAATGGGATGGTGTCTCTGAGACTGCTAAGGTATTGAAGACTTTGTTCGAAGTACAAATGGGTGAAGAACGTTTCGAAGGCAACCGTTTCAATGATGGCAAATGTGATCCTCGTGGTCGTTTGTTTGCCGGTACTATGCGTTATGTCGGCGATGAATTCGAACATCGTTGGGGTGAATTGTACAAATACGAAAAGGGTGGCAAGGTTGAGGTCGTCAAATCGAATGTAGGTATTTCTAATGGTTTGGCTTGGAATgagaaaaccaaaaaattctattatatCGATACCACCGATTATGAGGTTAAAGAATACGATTATGATTTTGAAACTGGCAAGGCCTGTAAGTTAATTGAAACCGAAAATGTAAAACTGAACATATAATCAATGATTTCTTATAATAATTCTAGCCAATCCCAAAGTAGTTTTCAATCTACGCAAAACCAGTCCCAAGGATCATTTATTGCCCGATGGCATGACCATTGATACCGAGGGCAACATTTATGTAGCCACTTTCAATGGTTATACCATCTATAAAATTAATCCCACGTAAGTTTTGAGCTTTtccaaattttacatatattctttaatttcattacttttttGACTCTTCTATAGCACTGGCCAAGTTTTGTTGGAAATAAAATTCCCCTGCAAACAAATCACCTCTGCTGCTTTTGGTGGTCCCAATTTGGACGTTTTGTTTGTGACCTCCTCTTCTCGTTTTGGTGAACCCGATCCTGCTGGCACCACCTACAAAGTTACAGGTTTGGGTGCTAAGGGTCATCCTAtgacaaaaattcaaatttaaattgaggTCACTTCATTTAGGATGTAGTTAAGcattaatgttttattgttatatatttctatatatattcgATTTGTTTTATCTGGCTTTGATCTTCCGCTAAAACAGTGCAATAAaaagacaatatttttataaaatttatatagaaaacacacaCTATGAtcgttttattaattaattttagtaaatttgtaTAATGGAGAAAGCAATCATCCGTAAAAGGGAAAAGATTGGAAAAGAAGTAGCATCATCGAAAACTACCGAATTTTTTGAATCGGAAAAAGAAAAGGATTGGGAAAGGAAGTACCATCATCGACAACTACTGAATATTTCGAAACGGCGAAATATTGCAATTGTGatcaaatcaattataaaaagcGGCAAAATTTCAAAGATTTTCTATCGAAGATCTTTGAAAGGTTCATTGATCTACAGTTTATATGAACTATTGAGTATTTTTTGTATCGGCGAAATAGTGAAACTACATGTCTGCGTAAAGTCCTGTGGTtattgttgtagcagcgacacgtgtaaagtcggtgtTGATGagttgacaatccttggtcgtaGTCCGGAaaactccgagtcgttccggtgcgaaaAACCGTTACTCGTGGGAACGCTAAAGTCCTGTAATCCTAAacagttttcattttaatattagaaaaGATATAACTGAGTTTATGCTTCTGAAATGCTTATATTTTACTGAGGCGATACATTGCTAGAAGATAATAGATGTATAAACGGGCAGAAATATATCATCTCGGAATACTATAGCCTTATATGTAATAAACAACGGTATTCATCCTTAAGAGAGAAAAAACCTCTCATAATAGCTCGAAAGATTTCAGAGTTACTAGTTTTCATAACTctcataaaaaatggaaaatatttgggTTACAAGCTGTCATAAAACTGTAGAATAAAAGCCATAGAATCGATTTTGGCATTAGTCCAAGATAAGTGAAATTGGCTAAAATTTTTGAAGCATTACTCGGTATTCTCGAGAGCCGCTGACTACAGGGCGGTGCGCAAGTTAGgatattgaatttttaacacAGAATCCAAAGTATACATTTCTAAAGAATAGATCTCGGCTTAATCGAATCctagttttaaaatttgcaacTGCATTGTCGAAATCTCAAATGTTGCCTGTCTTTGTAATTTGTGTAAAAAGATGAAGGAGAAATGGTCGACCACATTATAATTGGTGCAAAGTATACTTTTAAGAACTACAATTGCGATCAACGTAAGATACAAtccaattgtatttttattacataaaaaaactacaaaactgTTTAGTAATAGTTCGATACTCAAGCAGTTTCGTTCAGATTACACCttcaaactataaaaaaaatgttgactcTTAGATCTATTTTAAGTTTTGAGGTATTACtaataacaactttaaatattacTTGTAATGAAGgagttattgttattgtttgttatctgcatttttaagtttaatttaaaaagtttttctaaatttattgctaaacaattttgcaaattaaaacaaattttgcaaattaaaacaaattggttT is part of the Lucilia cuprina isolate Lc7/37 chromosome 3, ASM2204524v1, whole genome shotgun sequence genome and harbors:
- the LOC111684528 gene encoding regucalcin; the protein is MSYKVEPLPDSHAELGEGPHWDVATQNLYFVDINAGKLLRYNYNENKVYKAKIEGEDLAGFVVPVEGTTDQFAVGSGRRVVIVQWDGVSETAKVLKTLFEVQMGEERFEGNRFNDGKCDPRGRLFAGTMRYVGDEFEHRWGELYKYEKGGKVEVVKSNVGISNGLAWNEKTKKFYYIDTTDYEVKEYDYDFETGKASNPKVVFNLRKTSPKDHLLPDGMTIDTEGNIYVATFNGYTIYKINPTTGQVLLEIKFPCKQITSAAFGGPNLDVLFVTSSSRFGEPDPAGTTYKVTGLGAKGHPMTKIQI